A genomic window from Bacteroidota bacterium includes:
- the glpK gene encoding glycerol kinase GlpK — MKYLIAIDQGTTSSRTILFDENLVEVGRAQKEFEQIFPKPGWVEHDAEVIWETQLETLREVLAIAHVSLDDIAGIGITNQRETVVVWDKTTGKPVYNAIVWQDRRTADICEDLKANQLENYIRDNTGLVIDAYFSGTKIKWILDTVPQARQLAAENKLLCGTIDCWLIWKLTNGNVHATDVSNASRTMLFNIKSIQWDTHLLQTLNIPANILPEVKNSIDQYGFANIGGKEIPILGVAGDQQAALFGQRCFEPGSAKNTYGTGCFMLMQTGAQLVISQQKLLSTIAWGINGKISYALEGSVFIGGAVVQWLRDSLQIISSSDESEYIAASLHDNGDVYFVPAFTGLGAPHWDMYAKGTISGLTRGTGRAHIIRAALESIAYQTRDVLQAMNKDAGIILKTLQVDGGATANNWLMQFQSDVLQTQVVRPEYLESTALGAASLAGIGAGLFTMEDLSTQPLTSTKFKPKMKLMEADELYFKWHTAVDRAKG; from the coding sequence ATGAAATATCTCATTGCAATTGATCAGGGCACTACCAGTTCGCGGACTATTTTGTTTGATGAAAATTTAGTTGAGGTTGGGCGTGCACAGAAAGAATTTGAACAAATTTTTCCTAAGCCGGGCTGGGTGGAACATGATGCTGAGGTAATTTGGGAAACACAGTTGGAAACACTTCGTGAAGTATTAGCAATTGCACATGTTTCGTTAGATGATATCGCCGGTATTGGCATTACCAATCAGCGCGAAACAGTGGTGGTGTGGGATAAAACTACGGGTAAACCTGTTTATAACGCCATTGTCTGGCAAGATAGAAGAACGGCGGATATTTGTGAGGATTTAAAGGCTAATCAATTAGAAAATTATATTCGCGATAATACCGGACTGGTGATTGATGCCTATTTTTCGGGAACAAAAATAAAATGGATTTTAGATACTGTTCCGCAAGCAAGACAATTAGCTGCAGAAAATAAATTATTATGCGGCACTATTGATTGCTGGCTGATATGGAAATTAACAAATGGTAATGTACATGCAACTGATGTTAGTAATGCATCCAGAACCATGTTATTTAATATTAAAAGTATTCAGTGGGATACACATTTATTACAAACATTAAATATACCTGCCAACATTTTACCTGAAGTAAAAAATTCCATCGACCAATATGGTTTTGCAAATATTGGTGGGAAAGAAATTCCGATTTTAGGTGTTGCCGGCGATCAGCAGGCTGCCTTATTCGGACAGCGATGTTTTGAACCGGGAAGTGCAAAAAATACATATGGAACAGGCTGTTTTATGTTAATGCAAACAGGTGCACAATTGGTGATATCTCAACAAAAATTATTAAGCACTATTGCCTGGGGCATAAATGGTAAAATCAGTTATGCATTAGAAGGAAGTGTATTTATTGGTGGTGCTGTTGTGCAATGGCTGAGAGATAGTCTGCAAATAATTTCCAGCAGCGACGAATCGGAATATATTGCTGCTTCATTACATGATAATGGTGATGTGTATTTTGTCCCTGCATTTACCGGACTTGGTGCGCCACATTGGGATATGTATGCAAAAGGAACTATTTCCGGATTAACACGCGGCACCGGCAGAGCGCATATTATTCGCGCAGCATTGGAATCGATTGCATATCAAACACGCGATGTGTTGCAGGCAATGAATAAAGATGCCGGCATTATTTTAAAAACATTACAAGTTGATGGCGGAGCAACTGCTAATAACTGGCTGATGCAATTTCAAAGTGATGTTTTACAGACACAGGTTGTAAGGCCAGAATATTTAGAATCTACTGCATTAGGTGCTGCGAGTTTAGCGGGTATTGGTGCGGGGTTGTTTACGATGGAAGATTTGTCTACACAGCCACTTACATCGACCAAATTTAAACCCAAAATGAAATTGATGGAAGCGGATGAGTTGTATTTTAAATGGCATACGGCGGTGGATAGAGCAAAGGGATAA
- a CDS encoding endonuclease/exonuclease/phosphatase family protein, translated as MKKLKPILKIVGWLVLVVVLYLAGVIIYGTVTDYKRDPGAQEVADIKGKAADSKQIDSVITLMCWNIGYSGLGKEMDFFYDGGKSVRAPREIWDKDFQGVQKIISENADVDFYLIQEIDRESKRSYEIDQVREINHILQGYASSFALNYNVKFVPVPYTNPMGKVFGGVATFSRYKPTESTRIQYPGKFPWPTRIFFLDRCFLTQRYPLANGKELIVINTHNSAYDETGEIKDGEMKALKEYVEAEYKKGNYVIAGGDWNQCPPNFQKDKFIPKSGYDGFMPPSMSFDYTPENWIWAYDPDVPTNRHLETPLDENTFRTIIDFFLISPNIKLLKINTIDTKFEYSDHQPVKMSIQLM; from the coding sequence ATGAAAAAACTGAAACCCATTCTCAAAATCGTCGGCTGGCTGGTGCTGGTTGTAGTGCTTTACCTTGCAGGTGTAATTATTTACGGAACAGTAACCGATTATAAACGCGATCCCGGCGCACAAGAGGTGGCCGATATTAAAGGAAAGGCTGCTGATTCAAAACAAATTGATTCGGTAATTACACTCATGTGCTGGAACATCGGCTACAGCGGTTTAGGTAAGGAAATGGACTTTTTTTATGATGGCGGGAAATCAGTTCGTGCACCACGCGAAATTTGGGATAAAGATTTTCAGGGTGTACAAAAAATAATTAGCGAAAATGCTGATGTCGATTTTTATCTGATTCAGGAAATCGACCGCGAATCAAAAAGAAGTTATGAAATTGATCAGGTGCGCGAAATCAATCATATTTTACAGGGATATGCTTCCAGTTTTGCATTAAATTATAATGTAAAATTTGTACCTGTTCCATATACCAATCCAATGGGAAAAGTATTTGGTGGCGTTGCCACATTTTCAAGATATAAACCAACTGAATCTACACGCATACAATACCCCGGAAAATTTCCATGGCCAACCAGAATATTTTTTCTCGACAGATGTTTTCTTACACAACGTTATCCTTTAGCAAATGGCAAAGAATTAATTGTAATAAACACACATAATTCCGCATACGACGAAACGGGTGAAATTAAAGATGGTGAAATGAAGGCATTAAAAGAATATGTGGAAGCAGAATACAAAAAAGGAAATTACGTAATTGCCGGTGGCGATTGGAATCAATGTCCACCCAATTTCCAAAAAGATAAATTTATTCCCAAATCGGGATACGACGGCTTTATGCCGCCATCCATGAGCTTTGATTACACACCCGAAAACTGGATATGGGCCTACGATCCCGATGTTCCAACCAACCGACATCTTGAAACACCTTTAGATGAAAATACCTTCAGAACAATTATTGATTTCTTTTTGATTTCACCTAATATTAAATTACTGAAAATAAATACCATTGATACTAAGTTTGAATACTCGGATCATCAACCTGTGAAGATGTCGATTCAGTTAATGTGA
- a CDS encoding alpha/beta hydrolase, which produces MQHTTYLKHNKKGQEIFEQSWTGEKEPIAVICHIHGQSDHSSRFEHVAQFFVAHQVDFYAADLIGHGKSGGARGHVNKFEEYLETVDMLYADVTARYPGKPIFIYGHSMGGNVVINHALQNKQAVAGYIATSPWIRLAFEPPAWKVALGKTVKSIFPALLQPTGLNPDLISHDKVVVEKYKNDKLVHGKISAAGFFEILTHGKSILTHAGELHYPLFIAHGTEDRLTDHHASGEFAAMRPDLITYKAFTGLYHEMHNEAEKEDLFNAILHFIHQKIQ; this is translated from the coding sequence ATGCAACATACCACTTACCTAAAACATAACAAAAAGGGACAGGAAATTTTTGAACAAAGCTGGACAGGGGAGAAGGAACCGATAGCCGTAATTTGTCATATTCACGGCCAGAGCGACCATAGTTCGAGGTTTGAACATGTTGCACAGTTTTTTGTAGCCCATCAGGTTGACTTTTATGCGGCAGATTTAATAGGTCATGGCAAATCGGGTGGTGCAAGGGGGCACGTGAATAAGTTTGAAGAATATCTTGAAACGGTTGATATGTTGTATGCTGACGTAACAGCCCGTTATCCCGGAAAACCTATATTTATATATGGACATAGTATGGGTGGAAATGTGGTGATTAATCACGCATTACAAAATAAACAAGCGGTAGCAGGTTATATTGCAACTTCACCGTGGATTCGGTTGGCATTTGAACCGCCTGCATGGAAGGTGGCGTTGGGTAAAACGGTAAAATCAATTTTTCCCGCGTTATTGCAACCAACAGGTTTAAATCCGGATTTAATTTCGCACGATAAAGTTGTGGTAGAAAAATACAAAAACGATAAACTGGTGCATGGAAAAATTTCTGCTGCCGGTTTTTTTGAAATATTAACGCATGGTAAATCCATTTTAACCCACGCCGGTGAATTACATTATCCCTTATTTATTGCGCATGGCACAGAAGACCGCTTAACCGATCATCATGCAAGCGGTGAGTTTGCAGCAATGCGGCCTGATTTAATTACTTATAAAGCATTTACGGGATTGTATCACGAAATGCATAATGAAGCAGAAAAAGAAGATTTATTTAATGCCATTTTACATTTTATTCACCAAAAAATTCAATAA
- a CDS encoding T9SS type A sorting domain-containing protein, with product MEKMHAVKHANGRDWWLVVHESIPSFNPGLTNKFYKFLITPDGISGPFIQNVGNLIDFYTSIGEMIFSPDGSKIALTGYNFVELFDFDRCTGDLTEFAYIDNFDTPSFTTYGFSFSPDGNKIYLSDKNVLYQYCLNCNDSIEETKVLLFENPYGGYFIGQHELGPDGRIYFIIGYNLIPNNIYTYKNMNLCVINEPNLLGDACNIDTSTIWLGGRRAITGLPNMVNYSLGAIPGSECDTLGVNVITLEHKEIFSVFPNPTTDILHINYSGTENVFYTLTITNATGAEVFKLQNFNSNKEINVKSFPAGVYFYTIYADDKSIQSGTIVKN from the coding sequence ATGGAAAAAATGCATGCAGTAAAACATGCAAATGGAAGAGATTGGTGGCTGGTGGTGCACGAAAGCATTCCTAGTTTTAATCCAGGGTTAACAAATAAATTTTATAAATTTTTAATCACACCAGATGGAATTTCAGGTCCCTTTATTCAAAATGTTGGAAATTTAATTGATTTTTATACGAGTATTGGTGAAATGATTTTTTCACCTGATGGCAGCAAAATAGCATTAACAGGATATAATTTCGTAGAACTATTTGATTTTGACAGATGCACAGGTGATTTAACTGAATTTGCTTATATTGATAATTTTGATACCCCATCTTTCACCACTTATGGTTTTTCATTCAGCCCTGATGGTAACAAAATATATTTATCAGATAAAAATGTTCTTTATCAATATTGTCTAAATTGTAATGACAGTATTGAAGAAACAAAAGTGTTATTATTTGAAAACCCCTATGGTGGGTATTTTATAGGGCAACATGAATTAGGCCCTGATGGAAGAATATATTTTATTATCGGATATAATCTAATACCAAATAACATATATACCTACAAGAACATGAATCTTTGTGTAATTAATGAACCAAATTTGCTAGGAGACGCATGCAATATTGATACATCAACAATATGGTTGGGTGGCAGAAGAGCTATAACTGGTTTACCCAATATGGTTAACTATAGCCTCGGCGCTATTCCGGGCAGTGAATGTGATACATTGGGCGTAAATGTAATCACCCTTGAGCATAAAGAAATATTTTCTGTTTTTCCAAACCCAACAACAGACATACTGCATATAAATTATTCCGGTACTGAAAATGTGTTTTACACACTTACCATAACCAATGCCACAGGTGCTGAGGTTTTTAAATTGCAAAATTTCAATTCCAATAAGGAAATAAATGTAAAATCATTTCCTGCAGGTGTTTATTTTTATACAATATATGCTGATGATAAAAGTATTCAGTCGGGAACAATCGTAAAAAATTAA
- a CDS encoding VOC family protein, whose protein sequence is MKPIISGIQQVGIGNPDVHKTWKWYREKFGMDVKIFEEAAEANLMLPYTGGKPHKRHAVLAVNMNGGGGFEIWQYTSRTPVAAAFDIQYGDLGIYGCKMKSRDIQATYAFLKNQQVNILGGISKNPNGDDHFYLRDLHGNIFEIVKANDWFGKTNFTTGGSYGAIIGVSDIEKSKAFYADILGFDKVIYDKEDVFSDTAVLTGGNIKSRRVLLAQSESRRGPFSKLLGNGEIELVKVYDRLPNKIFANRYWGDLGFIHLCFDIQGMDKMKALCASKGYPFTVDSGNHFDMGEAAGHFSYIEDPDGALIEFVETHKVPILKKFGWYLNLKKRDPNEALPNWMVKAMGLNRVK, encoded by the coding sequence ATGAAACCAATTATCAGTGGCATTCAACAGGTAGGAATTGGAAATCCGGATGTTCATAAAACATGGAAATGGTACCGGGAAAAATTTGGCATGGATGTTAAAATTTTTGAAGAAGCAGCAGAAGCAAATTTAATGTTGCCTTATACCGGTGGCAAACCGCACAAACGCCATGCTGTATTAGCTGTAAATATGAATGGCGGGGGTGGATTTGAAATATGGCAATACACGTCACGTACACCTGTTGCTGCAGCATTTGATATACAATATGGCGATTTAGGTATTTATGGTTGCAAGATGAAAAGTCGCGACATACAAGCAACTTATGCATTTTTAAAAAACCAACAGGTAAATATTTTAGGTGGTATAAGTAAAAATCCAAATGGTGATGACCATTTTTATTTGCGCGATTTACATGGAAATATTTTTGAAATCGTAAAAGCTAACGATTGGTTTGGCAAAACAAATTTTACAACCGGTGGAAGTTATGGTGCCATAATTGGTGTTAGCGATATTGAAAAGTCAAAAGCATTTTATGCCGATATATTAGGTTTTGATAAAGTAATTTATGATAAAGAAGATGTATTTAGTGATACTGCTGTTTTAACCGGTGGTAATATTAAATCGCGCCGTGTGTTATTAGCACAATCTGAATCGCGTCGCGGACCTTTTAGTAAATTATTAGGCAATGGTGAAATAGAATTAGTAAAAGTTTATGACCGTTTACCAAATAAAATATTTGCCAATCGTTATTGGGGCGATTTAGGATTTATTCATCTTTGTTTTGATATTCAGGGAATGGATAAAATGAAGGCATTATGCGCATCAAAGGGTTATCCGTTTACTGTAGACAGTGGCAACCACTTTGATATGGGCGAAGCTGCGGGTCATTTTAGTTATATAGAAGATCCAGATGGCGCACTTATTGAATTTGTTGAAACACATAAAGTGCCCATCTTAAAAAAATTCGGCTGGTATTTAAATCTCAAAAAACGCGACCCGAATGAGGCTTTACCTAATTGGATGGTGAAGGCCATGGGATTGAATAGGGTGAAGTAA
- a CDS encoding SDR family oxidoreductase, with product MFSGKVIWITGASSGIGEELSKQLAKQKAKLILSARRIPELERVQQECLQYTTDVAILQVDLLDNTALPAIAEKAIALFGRIDMLINNGGISQRSSVLETTADVEQRIMQTNYFSAITLTKAVLPQMEKNGFGNIILMSSITGKIGVPNRSTYCASKHAIIGYFDSLRAELKMRSSPVNINIIMPGYIHTNISIHAVTGDGREQGLMDKGQANGMSVEVCAKKIITAIRKNKKEVLIGRKEILMAYFRRFIPSLYYKLITKVATK from the coding sequence ATGTTTTCAGGAAAAGTTATTTGGATAACCGGCGCCTCTTCAGGCATTGGGGAGGAGTTATCAAAACAACTCGCTAAACAAAAAGCCAAGCTCATTTTATCGGCACGACGTATTCCTGAACTGGAACGGGTGCAACAGGAATGTTTGCAATACACAACCGATGTTGCCATTTTACAGGTCGATTTATTGGATAATACTGCATTACCAGCCATCGCCGAAAAAGCAATTGCACTTTTTGGTCGTATTGATATGCTCATCAATAACGGTGGCATCAGTCAGCGCTCATCAGTTTTGGAAACTACAGCCGACGTGGAGCAGCGCATTATGCAAACCAATTATTTCAGTGCCATCACTTTAACAAAAGCTGTTTTGCCGCAAATGGAAAAAAACGGATTTGGAAATATCATTCTCATGAGCAGTATAACCGGAAAAATAGGTGTGCCAAACCGTTCCACTTATTGTGCAAGTAAACATGCCATTATCGGTTATTTTGATTCACTGCGCGCTGAATTAAAAATGCGTAGTTCACCGGTGAATATTAATATTATTATGCCGGGTTATATTCATACCAATATATCTATTCATGCAGTAACAGGCGATGGACGGGAACAAGGGCTTATGGATAAGGGTCAAGCAAATGGTATGTCGGTTGAAGTTTGTGCAAAAAAAATAATTACTGCCATCCGAAAAAATAAAAAAGAAGTATTAATCGGAAGAAAAGAAATATTAATGGCATACTTTAGAAGATTTATACCCTCCCTTTATTACAAATTAATAACTAAAGTAGCAACAAAATAA
- a CDS encoding TIGR04283 family arsenosugar biosynthesis glycosyltransferase: MTFSVIIPTYNEERFIHRLIRHLQYISAGLEVEIIVSDGGSTDKTLEMASRLGVHTILCPVKGRAGQMNYAAQKASGEILFFVHADCLPPSSCFKSIMAQIKAGAEAGCFRYRFDSDRFLLRVNAYFNKFGGLICRGGDQTLFIKKTVFQSLNGFNEKFTIMEDYDLVRRIQKKHQFVVIPEYSLVSARKYDENTWVKVNFANTVAMLLFVTGTASPQRIKSTYHSLIKHPKDS, translated from the coding sequence ATGACCTTTAGTGTTATAATTCCAACTTATAACGAAGAGCGGTTTATTCACCGGCTTATCAGGCATCTGCAATACATTAGTGCGGGGCTTGAGGTAGAGATTATTGTATCTGATGGTGGCAGTACCGATAAAACCCTTGAAATGGCCTCCAGGCTTGGGGTGCACACTATTTTATGCCCGGTAAAAGGACGAGCCGGACAAATGAACTATGCTGCACAAAAAGCAAGTGGCGAAATTTTATTTTTTGTGCATGCCGATTGCCTCCCGCCATCATCTTGTTTCAAATCTATAATGGCCCAAATCAAAGCCGGAGCTGAAGCCGGTTGTTTCAGGTACCGTTTCGACTCCGACCGTTTTTTGTTGCGTGTAAATGCCTACTTTAACAAATTTGGCGGCCTCATTTGCCGTGGTGGCGACCAAACCCTGTTTATTAAAAAAACTGTTTTTCAGTCCCTCAACGGTTTTAACGAAAAGTTCACCATTATGGAAGACTACGACCTGGTGCGACGCATTCAAAAAAAACATCAATTTGTTGTAATACCGGAATATTCATTGGTTTCTGCAAGAAAATATGATGAAAATACATGGGTGAAAGTAAATTTTGCCAATACTGTTGCGATGTTGTTATTTGTAACTGGAACAGCCTCTCCGCAGCGCATAAAATCAACTTACCACAGCCTCATTAAACATCCTAAAGACAGTTAG
- a CDS encoding GNAT family N-acetyltransferase has protein sequence MEILIRKAILQDAQTLATLGASTFFDTYHAFNTKEDMSNYLDKYFTISNLEAELQEKNTTFYVAETNAQMIGYIKLMAGGNTYIPEIKAMEIARFYVSNAFKGLKVGKKLMQTAENLAATTGCKAMWLSVWQKNPLSVEIYKKLGYNIVGNTTFILGADIQDDYIMVKHLDI, from the coding sequence ATGGAGATTTTAATCAGAAAAGCGATATTACAGGATGCTCAGACGCTGGCTACACTGGGGGCTTCAACTTTTTTTGATACCTATCATGCCTTTAATACAAAAGAAGATATGTCGAATTATTTAGATAAATACTTCACTATCAGCAACTTAGAAGCGGAATTACAAGAAAAAAACACTACTTTTTATGTAGCTGAAACAAATGCACAAATGATTGGTTATATAAAACTGATGGCCGGTGGAAATACGTATATTCCCGAAATAAAAGCGATGGAAATTGCCCGGTTTTATGTATCCAATGCCTTTAAAGGGTTAAAAGTGGGTAAAAAATTAATGCAAACCGCCGAAAATTTGGCAGCGACTACAGGCTGTAAAGCAATGTGGTTAAGTGTTTGGCAAAAAAATCCGCTTTCGGTTGAAATCTATAAAAAATTAGGTTACAACATCGTCGGCAACACAACTTTTATTTTAGGGGCAGATATTCAGGACGACTATATCATGGTAAAACACTTAGATATATGA